In Vibrio sp. NTOU-M3, the following proteins share a genomic window:
- a CDS encoding DsbA family oxidoreductase has product MPKVRIDIVSDVVCPWCIIGYKRLELALMQLSETIEAELHWHPFELNPAMKSEGQNLREHLAEKYGTPIEASQSARETLTQLGKELGFEFNFSEDMRIYNTRKAHQLLMWAKGETEQFELELALFHAYFTDGLDINNDEVLLNLVESVDLDREIASKVLYDSGWSDTVASTERQWLEAGINAVPAIIINRKHLISGAQNTDVLVQALTEITKQNDEGVN; this is encoded by the coding sequence ATGCCAAAAGTACGAATTGATATTGTTTCAGACGTGGTGTGTCCATGGTGCATTATTGGTTATAAACGACTAGAGCTTGCACTCATGCAGTTATCCGAAACGATCGAAGCTGAGTTACATTGGCATCCATTTGAGTTAAATCCAGCAATGAAGAGCGAAGGACAAAATCTCAGAGAGCATTTGGCTGAAAAATACGGTACACCGATAGAAGCAAGCCAATCAGCTCGTGAAACGTTAACTCAATTGGGGAAAGAGCTCGGATTCGAATTTAATTTCAGTGAAGACATGCGGATTTACAACACCCGAAAAGCTCATCAGCTATTAATGTGGGCAAAAGGAGAAACTGAACAGTTTGAACTGGAGTTGGCCTTGTTTCACGCCTACTTTACCGATGGGCTTGATATCAACAATGATGAAGTGCTGCTGAACTTAGTTGAGTCTGTTGATCTTGACCGCGAAATAGCCTCGAAAGTTCTTTACGATAGTGGCTGGAGTGATACGGTAGCTTCAACGGAAAGACAATGGCTGGAAGCAGGTATTAACGCTGTTCCAGCCATTATTATTAATCGAAAACACTTAATCTCTGGTGCACAAAACACCGATGTACTCGTTCAAGCTTTAACTGAGATAACCAAGCAAAACGATGAAGGAGTAAATTAA
- a CDS encoding alpha-amylase family protein produces the protein MNNVPSTDVILHVFDWPYLKVAKAANQIQAAGYRSVLVSPPMKSLYNEKGTKWWQRYQPQDYRLIDNQLGNTLDFKQMVDALKKCGIRIYIDVVFNHMANESFERADLCYPATTVLEEYRANAEHYNALRLYGDLTQPLFTEQDFVEAFGIEDWQDQWQVQNGRITGSPQDPGLPTLKDNFHVIKQQQEYIRAMKKLGVSGFRVDAAKHMSLAHLDKVWTEELCEGVHIFGEIITNGGATKPEYDLFLEPFLANTRLGAYDFPLFQTMFDVLMKKGSMKSLINPYSFGMALDNSRAITFAITHDIPNNDVFKNLVMNENLEWLAYAYVLGRDGGVPLIYTDLDTSGIKRKDRKPRWLDSWRHPKMLGMIKFHNLMHGEAMKVLEANDDLLVFARGEQGVVILNKSRRKQTINLAIEGTFNDLLSEQSFDSVDGNLEFIAESQSCMMLVQTH, from the coding sequence ATGAATAATGTTCCCTCCACCGATGTCATATTGCATGTTTTTGATTGGCCATATTTAAAAGTGGCAAAAGCAGCGAATCAGATTCAAGCTGCGGGCTATCGCTCTGTACTCGTGTCACCTCCAATGAAATCGCTATATAACGAGAAGGGAACGAAATGGTGGCAGCGTTATCAGCCCCAAGATTATCGGCTTATTGACAACCAGCTTGGGAACACACTCGATTTCAAGCAAATGGTTGATGCTCTAAAGAAGTGTGGAATAAGAATTTATATCGACGTGGTGTTTAATCACATGGCGAACGAGTCATTTGAAAGGGCAGATTTATGCTATCCAGCGACTACTGTGTTAGAAGAGTATCGAGCAAATGCCGAGCATTACAACGCATTGCGGTTATATGGAGACTTAACGCAGCCTTTGTTTACCGAGCAGGATTTTGTCGAAGCGTTTGGTATTGAGGATTGGCAAGACCAATGGCAAGTGCAAAATGGTCGTATTACTGGGAGCCCGCAAGATCCAGGATTACCGACCCTGAAAGACAACTTTCATGTCATTAAACAGCAACAAGAGTACATTCGGGCGATGAAAAAGCTCGGCGTGAGTGGCTTTCGAGTTGATGCAGCAAAACACATGTCGCTGGCGCATTTAGATAAAGTATGGACAGAAGAGCTGTGCGAAGGTGTTCATATCTTTGGTGAAATCATCACAAATGGCGGAGCGACTAAGCCGGAATACGATCTATTTTTAGAACCTTTTTTAGCCAACACCCGCTTGGGAGCATATGACTTTCCTCTGTTTCAAACGATGTTTGATGTGTTGATGAAAAAAGGAAGCATGAAAAGCCTGATCAACCCGTATAGCTTTGGAATGGCTTTAGATAACTCACGTGCTATTACCTTCGCTATAACGCATGATATTCCAAACAATGATGTGTTTAAAAACCTTGTGATGAATGAGAACTTAGAATGGCTCGCATACGCCTATGTTCTTGGCCGCGATGGAGGCGTCCCGTTAATCTATACCGATTTAGATACGAGTGGGATTAAGAGAAAAGACCGAAAGCCAAGATGGTTAGATAGTTGGCGCCATCCAAAAATGTTAGGGATGATAAAGTTTCATAACCTAATGCATGGTGAAGCGATGAAAGTGCTCGAAGCCAATGATGACTTGTTGGTGTTCGCACGCGGTGAGCAAGGTGTGGTGATTTTGAATAAGTCACGACGTAAACAAACCATCAATTTAGCCATTGAAGGTACGTTTAATGATTTGCTCTCAGAGCAAAGCTTTGATTCCGTTGATGGGAATCTCGAATTTATTGCAGAAAGCCAAAGTTGCATGATGCTGGTACAAACTCATTGA
- a CDS encoding methyl-accepting chemotaxis protein → MKFSHKIVGASAILLLLTVALLTLQQYYTVKTEIKQQVESSVSEIVDGVRNTTAAEIESRKAIAAYATSMIELNLDKGAIEAVISQPVVKESFLLAGLGFESDGSNVNNDLSWNPGSSWDPRVRPWYIDAKQANKLIITAPYADSATGEILVSIAAPVNDKGRFIGAIFYDVSLARLAELVNKVKLFSAGYVFIVSGDGITIAHPNADLNGKPMSEFLGDSQILSNPQQVTIDNKAYTLDFADVPGEDWYVGVILDEAIAYQSLADLRNSSIIYTSIAVIISVILLLMLIKALMKPLDVLNNAIQDVASGQGDLTQRLDTKTDPEFSVLAEGFNTFTGALQQQITQSKSIGSEILRGSEMTSSGLQSSAAAMQDQLHELEQLATAMNEMAVTATEVANNAQGAASSAKDADDATLRGSQVVNETTAAIDNLSTRVDEAVEEVKGLESATANIETILKVINDIADQTNLLALNAAIEAARAGESGRGFAVVADEVRTLAQRTQESTTEIRDMIEQLQAGATSVSAAMNASKVTASEAVTQAQEANVALDQIRDAIQRISDMNTQIASAAEEQSLVAEEINNNTVKIKDLSTQVADSAENANIAMQAQTENIREQDAILNKFIV, encoded by the coding sequence ATGAAATTTAGTCACAAAATCGTCGGGGCGTCAGCGATTTTACTGCTTCTTACCGTCGCCCTGCTCACTCTTCAGCAGTACTACACCGTTAAAACTGAAATCAAGCAACAAGTCGAAAGCAGCGTATCCGAGATCGTCGATGGTGTGAGAAATACAACTGCGGCTGAAATAGAATCTCGTAAAGCAATCGCCGCCTATGCGACCAGTATGATCGAACTTAACTTGGACAAGGGAGCCATTGAGGCGGTCATCAGCCAACCCGTTGTCAAAGAATCCTTTCTACTTGCCGGTTTGGGTTTTGAAAGTGATGGCTCAAATGTAAACAATGATCTATCATGGAATCCCGGTTCATCATGGGATCCGAGAGTTCGCCCATGGTACATCGATGCAAAGCAAGCAAATAAGCTTATCATCACCGCACCTTACGCTGACTCCGCAACGGGGGAAATTTTGGTTTCCATCGCCGCACCCGTGAATGACAAAGGGCGTTTTATCGGTGCGATATTCTACGATGTAAGCCTCGCTAGGCTAGCGGAGCTTGTAAACAAAGTTAAGCTATTCAGTGCAGGATACGTATTCATCGTTTCAGGAGACGGCATCACTATCGCCCACCCTAATGCGGATTTGAACGGCAAACCGATGAGTGAATTTTTGGGCGATAGCCAAATACTCTCGAATCCCCAACAAGTTACTATCGACAATAAAGCATATACACTCGACTTTGCTGATGTTCCCGGTGAAGACTGGTACGTTGGTGTGATCTTAGATGAAGCTATCGCTTATCAATCTCTTGCGGATTTGCGTAATAGTTCCATCATTTACACGTCAATTGCCGTGATTATCAGTGTTATTTTGCTACTGATGTTAATCAAAGCACTGATGAAGCCGCTCGACGTGTTAAACAATGCCATTCAAGATGTTGCTTCAGGTCAGGGGGATTTAACCCAACGACTTGATACTAAAACCGATCCTGAATTTTCGGTTCTTGCCGAAGGTTTTAATACGTTTACAGGTGCATTACAGCAACAAATCACTCAATCTAAATCCATTGGTAGCGAGATTTTACGTGGCTCAGAAATGACATCGAGTGGATTACAGTCTTCCGCTGCCGCCATGCAAGATCAACTTCATGAACTAGAACAGTTGGCAACTGCTATGAATGAAATGGCTGTCACGGCCACAGAAGTTGCAAACAATGCTCAAGGTGCCGCATCTTCAGCTAAAGATGCGGATGATGCCACATTACGCGGTTCTCAAGTCGTTAATGAGACGACAGCAGCGATCGACAATCTGTCTACTCGTGTTGATGAAGCGGTGGAAGAAGTAAAAGGATTGGAATCTGCGACTGCAAATATCGAAACCATTTTAAAAGTGATTAACGATATTGCCGACCAAACTAACTTACTTGCATTGAATGCTGCTATCGAAGCGGCTCGCGCCGGTGAGTCAGGTCGGGGCTTCGCAGTTGTTGCCGATGAAGTAAGAACGCTTGCCCAACGAACACAAGAATCCACCACAGAAATACGCGATATGATTGAGCAGTTACAAGCAGGCGCAACCTCAGTGTCTGCCGCAATGAATGCCAGTAAGGTAACTGCATCAGAAGCGGTAACCCAAGCTCAAGAAGCCAACGTCGCATTAGATCAAATCCGTGATGCAATTCAACGCATTAGCGATATGAATACACAAATTGCATCTGCTGCTGAAGAGCAAAGCCTTGTTGCAGAAGAAATTAACAACAACACCGTTAAGATAAAAGATCTATCAACGCAAGTTGCCGACTCAGCCGAGAACGCAAATATTGCAATGCAAGCACAAACGGAAAACATTCGTGAGCAGGATGCGATTTTAAATAAATTTATTGTCTAG
- a CDS encoding AraC family transcriptional regulator, with amino-acid sequence MHYAIQHQSQSFPYLHTTSRKKSLKNILLRVDNGLVLLRMGKMEYAVEPGQFVWVPFDCLTAMSYFPNTLVQSVEISSRVTLPMPKQGGFVEPNELTNAIINRLAQTTESSPSELLNVLKLELASIKPVLALTPLSEQINQWAITHHSSLTPEIQLVLKMREVRKRLLSGQKELKVVEELFNGQREIFTQLSSSILGH; translated from the coding sequence ATGCATTACGCGATTCAACACCAGAGCCAATCCTTTCCTTATCTGCACACAACATCACGTAAAAAATCGTTGAAAAACATTTTACTGCGCGTTGATAACGGGCTGGTACTTCTGCGAATGGGAAAAATGGAATATGCCGTCGAGCCGGGTCAATTCGTCTGGGTTCCTTTCGATTGTTTAACTGCAATGAGTTATTTTCCAAATACTTTGGTGCAATCGGTTGAAATTTCTTCACGAGTAACATTACCCATGCCCAAACAAGGTGGGTTTGTTGAGCCGAATGAATTAACCAATGCAATTATCAACCGATTGGCTCAAACAACCGAGAGCTCACCCTCTGAACTCCTAAATGTGCTAAAACTTGAACTTGCTTCGATTAAGCCAGTGCTTGCTTTAACACCGTTAAGTGAACAGATTAATCAATGGGCTATCACACACCACTCATCCTTAACACCAGAAATACAACTGGTGCTAAAAATGCGTGAAGTGCGAAAACGCCTTCTTTCCGGACAAAAAGAGCTCAAAGTGGTAGAAGAGTTATTTAATGGGCAACGTGAGATATTCACCCAGCTATCAAGTTCAATACTTGGCCATTAA
- a CDS encoding 1-acyl-sn-glycerol-3-phosphate acyltransferase, with protein sequence MTSKNDPYVEIRPYNDEEIPAAIERLINDEEFISAILQHRFEHQPSWLQALLSPFVKMYLKFKWAKLNSVDAIQREVKKYLDKTLTTTTKGVTYSGLDKLDQNTAYLFVSNHRDIAMDPALVNYGLFKHNHKTVRIAIGDNLLKKPCATELMKLNKSFIVKRSAKGPREMMKALGTLSGYIKHSLDTGNSIWIAQKEGRAKDGNDYTDPAILKMFHVEGRKQKVDFPEYVKSLRIVPVAISYENDPCDTAKAIELYEKATNGSYEKGEFEDIESIIQGIVGEKGRVHVAFGDVIDNAYETPEALAEEIDRQIHLNYKLFPINHLAAGEDGVEQDVVSQFNAKLAELPQGAHQYLIDSYANPVKNQA encoded by the coding sequence ATGACTTCTAAAAACGACCCTTATGTAGAGATTCGTCCTTATAATGACGAAGAGATCCCTGCTGCGATCGAGCGACTGATTAATGATGAAGAATTTATTAGTGCGATCTTGCAACACCGCTTCGAGCATCAACCTTCATGGTTACAAGCTTTGTTATCTCCTTTCGTTAAGATGTATCTCAAATTTAAATGGGCTAAGTTAAATTCCGTCGATGCGATTCAGCGAGAAGTGAAGAAATACTTGGATAAAACTCTTACGACGACAACGAAAGGGGTTACCTATTCTGGTTTAGATAAGTTAGATCAAAACACCGCTTATTTGTTTGTCTCGAATCACCGTGATATTGCAATGGATCCTGCCTTGGTAAACTATGGTTTGTTCAAGCACAACCACAAAACAGTACGTATTGCGATTGGCGATAACTTACTGAAAAAACCTTGTGCGACAGAGTTGATGAAGCTAAACAAGAGCTTCATTGTTAAGCGCTCTGCAAAAGGTCCTCGTGAAATGATGAAGGCACTGGGTACCTTATCTGGATACATAAAACACTCTCTTGATACTGGAAATTCGATTTGGATTGCACAGAAAGAAGGGCGAGCCAAAGACGGAAATGACTACACAGATCCAGCGATTTTGAAGATGTTCCATGTTGAAGGTCGCAAACAAAAAGTGGATTTTCCTGAGTATGTGAAATCACTAAGAATCGTACCTGTTGCGATTTCTTATGAAAATGATCCTTGTGACACAGCGAAAGCAATTGAGCTTTATGAGAAAGCGACAAACGGTAGCTATGAAAAAGGTGAGTTTGAAGATATCGAAAGTATTATTCAAGGAATAGTGGGTGAGAAAGGACGAGTGCATGTGGCATTCGGTGATGTCATCGATAACGCTTATGAAACACCAGAAGCGCTTGCAGAAGAGATCGACCGCCAAATTCATTTAAACTATAAGCTCTTCCCAATCAACCACTTAGCTGCGGGTGAAGACGGTGTCGAACAAGATGTCGTTTCGCAGTTTAATGCCAAACTGGCTGAGCTGCCCCAAGGCGCTCATCAATACTTGATTGATAGCTATGCTAATCCGGTTAAGAACCAAGCTTAA
- a CDS encoding YfcZ/YiiS family protein, with protein sequence MSINTEEKQVCEACGCAGEMGFIIKEGDDVAEVTIYAQNKEQLESELAKYVELAKEVCANVEHEASALVEGSNELTARFKFEVSAEKLIFELKTRSLAR encoded by the coding sequence ATGAGCATCAATACAGAAGAAAAACAAGTATGTGAAGCTTGTGGTTGTGCTGGCGAAATGGGCTTTATCATCAAAGAAGGTGATGATGTCGCTGAAGTAACAATTTATGCGCAAAATAAAGAGCAACTTGAAAGTGAGCTAGCTAAGTATGTCGAGCTAGCGAAAGAAGTTTGTGCAAACGTTGAACATGAAGCATCAGCGTTGGTAGAAGGTTCAAATGAGCTAACGGCTCGCTTTAAGTTCGAAGTCAGCGCCGAGAAGTTGATATTTGAATTAAAAACACGCTCACTAGCGCGTTAA
- a CDS encoding TetR/AcrR family transcriptional regulator: MPKRSKEDTEITIQKIMDAVVDQLLRLGYDKMSYTTLSQQTGVSRTGISHHFPKKTDFTAALDGRIFKMFIEHLDFDNGLDSFSASWLKALDDSEFLAILRLLFHHIVTSERAHEFAANGIDRLYKTVSTQFGEGSEKELEWLIGKSLIRMTK, translated from the coding sequence ATGCCTAAGCGTAGTAAAGAAGATACTGAAATTACTATTCAGAAAATAATGGATGCGGTCGTCGATCAACTCCTCCGACTTGGCTACGACAAGATGTCTTATACGACGTTGAGTCAACAAACTGGTGTATCAAGAACGGGGATTAGCCACCATTTTCCTAAAAAAACCGATTTTACCGCTGCATTAGACGGCCGTATCTTCAAGATGTTTATCGAGCACCTTGATTTTGATAACGGTTTAGACTCTTTTTCGGCTAGCTGGTTAAAAGCGTTGGACGACAGTGAGTTTTTAGCAATACTTAGATTGCTATTCCATCATATTGTAACGTCTGAACGCGCTCATGAATTCGCAGCAAACGGCATCGACCGTCTGTACAAAACTGTATCTACCCAATTTGGCGAAGGCAGCGAAAAAGAGCTTGAGTGGTTGATTGGTAAGTCACTTATTCGTATGACGAAGTAA
- a CDS encoding response regulator translates to MSFPVLICDDSALARKQMARSLPASLNADITFAVHGLDALEQLENNNFKLLFLDLTMPELDGFGTLEEIQKRNIDISVVVVSGDIQPKAKERVMALGAKAFIQKPINKDALNEVLKNLVEQPSQPRMYTPTSVELPILRRRDIYMEVANVSIGRAADALARHFDVFVHLPLPNVNIFEVSELHMALRDLAENDQVSGVCQGFSGEGIAGEALVLLSDSSVSDLKKLMKVPADSEELEELELLMDISNILVGSFLNGLGEQSEVRFFQSSPVLLGQHISIDSIINSTTGSFSKTMTFEVSYNIDGTSIRCDLLFMFVDESLPLLDNKLSYLMEDF, encoded by the coding sequence ATGTCCTTTCCAGTACTTATCTGTGATGACTCCGCCTTAGCAAGAAAGCAAATGGCACGCTCTCTTCCTGCGTCGCTAAATGCCGATATTACTTTTGCTGTCCACGGATTGGATGCACTCGAACAACTAGAGAATAACAACTTTAAATTGCTTTTCCTCGATTTGACCATGCCTGAACTAGATGGGTTTGGAACATTAGAAGAGATACAGAAACGGAACATTGATATTTCCGTTGTAGTGGTTTCGGGAGACATTCAACCGAAAGCCAAAGAACGTGTCATGGCCCTTGGGGCAAAAGCGTTTATTCAAAAACCAATCAATAAAGATGCGTTAAACGAAGTTTTAAAAAACTTGGTTGAGCAGCCAAGCCAACCAAGGATGTATACGCCAACATCAGTTGAACTGCCGATTCTTCGACGTCGAGATATCTATATGGAGGTGGCCAACGTTTCGATTGGTCGTGCGGCAGATGCATTGGCACGACACTTTGATGTTTTTGTCCACCTTCCTTTGCCTAACGTCAATATTTTTGAAGTCAGTGAATTGCACATGGCACTTCGTGATTTAGCGGAAAATGATCAAGTTTCTGGTGTATGCCAAGGTTTTAGTGGAGAAGGCATCGCTGGTGAGGCGTTAGTATTACTGAGTGACTCTAGCGTTTCAGACTTGAAAAAACTGATGAAGGTACCGGCAGATAGTGAAGAGCTGGAAGAGCTCGAGTTACTAATGGATATCTCCAACATTCTTGTGGGCTCATTCCTTAATGGGTTAGGTGAGCAATCTGAAGTGCGTTTTTTCCAAAGTTCGCCTGTGCTACTTGGACAACACATTTCGATTGATTCTATCATTAATTCGACAACTGGCTCGTTCAGTAAAACGATGACATTTGAGGTCAGTTACAATATTGATGGCACTTCAATTCGGTGCGATCTACTCTTTATGTTTGTCGATGAATCACTGCCGTTATTGGATAATAAACTTTCTTATCTGATGGAGGACTTCTGA
- a CDS encoding PAS domain-containing protein, with protein sequence MLNLPAEFEQFHWMVDMVQNVDLGLVVIDRDHNVQVWNGFMTHHSGVQSHDAIGKSLFELFPEIPPDWFRLKTKPVYDLGCRSFITWQQRPYLFKCRNVRPVTQQAEFMYQNITLNPMRTPTGEIRSLFLSIQDATAEALVSLNNK encoded by the coding sequence ATGTTGAATCTTCCTGCTGAGTTTGAGCAGTTCCACTGGATGGTGGATATGGTACAAAATGTAGATTTAGGTCTAGTCGTTATCGACCGAGATCATAATGTTCAGGTTTGGAACGGCTTCATGACACACCACAGTGGAGTGCAGTCACATGATGCTATTGGCAAGTCGCTGTTCGAACTGTTTCCTGAAATTCCGCCTGATTGGTTCAGGTTAAAAACGAAACCCGTGTATGATTTAGGGTGTCGTAGTTTTATCACATGGCAACAACGCCCTTATTTATTTAAGTGCCGAAATGTGCGACCTGTGACTCAGCAAGCTGAGTTCATGTATCAAAACATTACTCTTAACCCAATGCGAACCCCAACCGGTGAGATTCGTTCACTGTTTCTTTCAATACAAGATGCGACAGCAGAAGCTTTGGTGTCATTGAATAACAAATAA
- a CDS encoding NAD(P)H-hydrate dehydratase, giving the protein MPMLPTRLYTADQVKTGEVLAAKVAGIEMYTLMTRAGQAVFDVLRLEYPECKTICVVCGGGNNGGDGYVVARLALIEGFNVRLVQHGTANKLSGDAATARDEYIKAGGLVSEEIGTFASLSTVIIDALLGTGLKGEVRQSTATLIHDVNSTNSPVIAIDIPSGLCSDTGTNLGETIIAAHTVSFIGLKQGLMTGSARDFVGKLHFAGLNVDKHFDKGNVCSAEILQSIDLENAFMQRTQSAHKGSHGKALLVGGNEGMGGAILITGSACVRTGCGLTAMLTHRVNLHAALVHTPEVMSGDWGNHELFEKRLNWADVLAFGPGFGLDEESEQRFLKLSQSSKSKVVDADALTFLANHTFKDDNRIITPHPGEAAKLLDITVKEIESDRYQAIKTLQRKYGGIVILKGAGTLVCDGSQVYVCAAGNPGMASGGMGDLLTGILVSLLAQRYSLSESAKLGVLLHSVAADVEAKKNGEIGLLASDLLPHIRRLVNNRNVEY; this is encoded by the coding sequence ATACCTATGTTACCAACTCGCCTATATACAGCCGACCAAGTAAAAACAGGGGAAGTCCTTGCGGCAAAAGTCGCAGGAATTGAGATGTATACATTGATGACGCGTGCAGGTCAGGCTGTGTTTGATGTGTTGCGCCTAGAATACCCTGAATGTAAGACGATCTGTGTGGTATGTGGTGGCGGTAATAATGGTGGTGATGGATATGTTGTGGCGAGGCTCGCACTTATCGAAGGTTTTAATGTTCGGCTAGTTCAACATGGTACCGCGAATAAGCTTTCTGGGGATGCAGCGACAGCAAGAGATGAATATATAAAGGCTGGTGGTCTTGTATCTGAAGAGATAGGTACGTTCGCTTCACTATCCACCGTTATTATTGATGCGCTACTGGGCACTGGGTTAAAGGGTGAAGTAAGGCAGTCCACCGCGACACTAATACACGATGTAAATTCGACCAACTCTCCCGTAATCGCAATTGATATACCTTCAGGATTATGCAGTGATACAGGGACTAACCTTGGTGAAACCATCATTGCAGCCCACACAGTGAGCTTTATTGGCTTAAAGCAAGGGCTAATGACTGGAAGTGCAAGAGATTTTGTGGGTAAGCTCCATTTCGCAGGATTAAATGTTGATAAGCATTTTGATAAAGGCAACGTGTGTTCAGCTGAGATTTTGCAGTCGATCGATTTAGAGAATGCATTTATGCAACGTACTCAGTCCGCTCATAAGGGAAGTCACGGTAAAGCTTTACTCGTTGGCGGGAATGAAGGTATGGGAGGTGCGATTCTTATCACTGGTTCAGCTTGTGTCAGGACTGGTTGTGGGTTAACTGCCATGCTGACCCATCGTGTTAATTTGCACGCCGCTTTAGTTCATACCCCGGAAGTCATGTCAGGAGATTGGGGGAACCATGAGTTATTTGAAAAGAGGCTAAATTGGGCGGATGTTTTGGCTTTTGGTCCCGGGTTTGGGTTGGATGAAGAATCTGAACAAAGATTCCTTAAGTTAAGCCAAAGCTCAAAATCCAAAGTAGTTGACGCAGATGCGTTAACATTCCTTGCTAATCATACTTTCAAAGATGACAACCGCATTATTACACCGCATCCGGGAGAAGCTGCAAAGTTACTTGATATTACGGTTAAAGAAATTGAATCTGACCGCTATCAAGCCATTAAAACACTTCAGCGTAAATACGGTGGAATCGTCATTTTAAAAGGGGCGGGCACACTGGTATGTGATGGTAGCCAAGTCTATGTTTGTGCTGCGGGTAATCCGGGAATGGCAAGTGGAGGGATGGGGGATCTATTGACCGGAATATTGGTTAGTTTGTTAGCTCAGCGTTATTCGTTAAGCGAATCTGCTAAGTTAGGCGTATTACTTCACAGCGTCGCTGCAGATGTAGAAGCCAAAAAGAATGGAGAAATTGGGTTGTTAGCGAGTGATTTATTGCCCCATATCCGTAGATTGGTGAACAATAGAAACGTGGAATATTGA
- a CDS encoding GMP reductase: MRIEQELKLGFKDVLFRPKRSTLKSRSQVNLTRDFTFKHSGRQWSGVPVIAANMDSVGSFAMAKALSEHGVMTAVHKHYTVDDWADFVKSADSSVLNNVMVSTGTSEADFQKTKDIMAISDELIFICIDIANGYSEHLVEYIEKVRAAFPDKVISAGNVVTGDMCEELILAGADIVKVGIGPGSVCTTRVKTGVGYPQLSAIIECGDAAHGLGGVIIGDGGCSCAGDVAKAFGGGADFVMLGGMLAGHEESGGEIIEKDGESFMKFYGMSSKSAMDKHSGGVAGYRAAEGKTVLLPFRGSVHNTIQDILGGVRSTCTYVGAAKLKELTKRTTFIRVQEQENNVFGKE; this comes from the coding sequence ATGCGTATCGAACAAGAACTTAAGTTAGGTTTTAAAGATGTCCTGTTTCGCCCGAAACGTTCTACCCTAAAAAGCCGTTCTCAAGTAAATTTAACCCGCGATTTTACATTCAAGCATAGTGGCCGTCAATGGTCTGGTGTGCCAGTTATTGCAGCTAATATGGACTCTGTCGGTAGTTTTGCTATGGCAAAAGCGTTGTCTGAGCATGGCGTGATGACGGCGGTTCATAAGCATTACACCGTTGATGATTGGGCTGACTTTGTGAAGAGTGCTGATAGTTCTGTTTTGAATAATGTCATGGTATCAACAGGGACTTCGGAAGCTGATTTCCAGAAGACAAAAGACATTATGGCAATAAGCGACGAGCTCATTTTCATTTGCATAGATATTGCGAATGGCTATTCAGAACATCTAGTCGAATATATTGAAAAAGTACGTGCAGCATTCCCAGATAAAGTGATCTCTGCAGGTAACGTGGTTACAGGTGACATGTGTGAAGAGCTTATTTTAGCGGGTGCAGATATCGTTAAAGTTGGTATTGGACCTGGCTCAGTATGCACGACGCGAGTTAAAACTGGTGTCGGTTACCCTCAGCTTTCGGCCATCATTGAATGTGGTGATGCGGCCCATGGCCTTGGTGGCGTGATCATTGGTGATGGCGGCTGTTCATGTGCGGGTGATGTAGCTAAAGCTTTCGGTGGTGGTGCAGATTTTGTCATGCTTGGTGGTATGCTTGCAGGTCATGAAGAGTCTGGTGGTGAAATCATTGAAAAAGACGGCGAATCATTCATGAAGTTCTACGGCATGTCTTCTAAGAGCGCGATGGATAAGCACTCTGGCGGTGTAGCAGGTTATCGAGCTGCTGAAGGAAAAACCGTACTATTACCATTCCGTGGTAGCGTACATAACACCATTCAAGACATTCTTGGTGGCGTACGTTCAACTTGTACATACGTTGGTGCAGCAAAGCTTAAAGAGCTAACTAAGCGTACGACTTTTATCCGTGTACAAGAGCAAGAGAATAACGTATTCGGTAAAGAATAA